The proteins below are encoded in one region of Elgaria multicarinata webbii isolate HBS135686 ecotype San Diego chromosome 8, rElgMul1.1.pri, whole genome shotgun sequence:
- the CEP63 gene encoding centrosomal protein of 63 kDa isoform X1, producing the protein MEALLERMQRQGQGSRGFLTSCEAELQELMKQIDIMVAHKRAEWESQTQALESCLDIREQELSTLKNALDEKRKEIERLCQRLEGMEQLNHDMTVEYEQQLTKVQEELARLKRSYEKLLKKQLKEARQSAKSQEDDQSEVSILTKRLEEFRQKSLDWEKQRLHYQQHVASLEAQRKALAEQSELIQTQLSSRKQMFESLELASQSEIHHLTSKLERANDTICANELEVERLNMRVDDLTDTNQKILDEQQRLLDELRLSQNSLEVLHDEKMELRATLLSQEEFVNNLQLHNEQLQKEVSKLNETLHTKEVLISLGSTNTKRIQPCEELTKKCRELQLAEEHLCQAKAEIKKLKEQLSHKEQSHSSELEGMKQEVTQLTQELHQRDITIASSSGSTLDLEQRLRIEIEKAERKAVEHRAILSQLEALRHENHHLSEMLQKAKNIPVAELQESYAKALNKVESENKQLQKELAETRASLEASSWVSQDKYESIVQQMQIQVAEVKNTENRRMQELQCKHEEEMRALKARFDKSIQHYEEEIQKVRHLSARKVPVSSTAAGLSPRISRSNSMESLSCDPLLRSDPFSCGNKEFNYDVSSEREREFLPLSPLPTTNIGVIAAKFLEEEEVRSHHILERLDAHIEELKRESEKTVQQFSHSKSYIASRSMD; encoded by the exons ATGGAGGCATTGCTAGAAAGAATGCAAAGGCAAGGACAAGGCAG TAGAGGTTTCCTGACTTCATGTGAGGCTGAACTGCAGGAGTTGATGAAGCAGATAGACATCATGGTGGCGCATAAGAGAGCTGAATGGGAAAGCCAAACTCAGGCACTGGAGTCCTGTTTGGATATCCGAGAGCAGGAGTTGTCCACTCTCAAGAATGCATTGGATGAGAAACGCAAAGAG ATTGAGAGGCTGTGCCAGAGACTGGAAGGGATGGAACAACTGAATCACGACATGACTGTGGAATATGAACAGCAGTTAACAAAAGTCCAGGAAGAG CTGGCCAGACTGAAGAGAAGCTATGAGAAATTGCTGAAGAAACAACTGAAAGAAGCTAGGCAATCTGCCAAGAGCCAAGAGGACGATCAGTCTGAAGTAAGCATCCTGACCAAGAGACTAGAG GAATTCCGTCAAAAATCTTTAGATTGGGAGAAGCAGCGCTTGCACTACCAACAGCATGTGGCATCACTGGAAGCACAGAGGAAGGCTTTGGCTGAGCAGTCTGAGCTCATTCAG ACTCAACTGTCCAGTCGAAAGCAAATGTTTGAGTCTCTGGAGCTGGCGAGCCAATCTGAAATCCATCATTTAACCAGCAAGCTGGAAAGGGCCAATGACACTATCTGTGCCAATGAATTAGAAGTGGAGAGGCTGAATATGAGAGTGGATGATTTGACTGATACCAACCAGAAGATTCTGGATGAACAACAGAGACTCCTAGATGAGCTGAGACTTTCCCAAAACTCACTGGAG GTTCTGCATGATGAAAAGATGGAACTCAGAGCCACTCTGCTATCTCAGGAGGAGTTTGTTAACAACTTACAGCTTCATAATGAACAGTTACAAAAGGAGGTGTCCAAACTAAATGAGACCCTGCACACCAAAGAAGTTCTCATCAG CCTGGGATCTACGAACACAAAGCGCATCCAGCCGTGTGAGGAGCTAACTAAGAAGTGTCGGGAGCTGCAGCTGGCTGAAGAGCACCTTTGCCAGGCCAAGGCTGAAATTAAAAAG CTCAAGGAGCAGCTGTCACACAAGGAACAAAGTCATAGCAGTGAGTTGGAAGGAATGAAGCAGGAGGTCACACAATTAACACAGGAATTGCACCAGCGTGACATCACAATTGCTTCATCCAGCGGTTCTACCTTGGACTTGGAGCAGCGACTCAGAATAGAGATTGAAAAAGCAGAACGAAAGGCAGTGGAGCACAGG GCTATATTATCTCAGTTGGAAGCTCTCAGGCACGAAAACCACCATCTCTCAGAAATGCTGCAAAAG GCAAAAAACATCCCCGTAGCAGAACTCCAGGAAAGTTATGCCAAGGCCCTAAATAAAGTGGAGTCTGAGAACAAGCAACTACAGAAAGAACTAGCAGAAACCAGAGCAAGCTTGGAAGCTTCATCTTGGGTCTCGCAGGACAAATATGAGAGTATTGTGCAACAGATGCAGATTCAGGTGGCAGAGGTAAAGAATACAGAGAACAG GAGGATGCAAGAGCTACAATGCAAGCATGAGGAAGAAATGAGAGCACTTAAGGCTAGATTTGACAAAAGTATTCAGCACTATGAAGAGGAAATCCAGAAAGTGCGACACTTGTCAGCCAGAAAGGTTCCTGTTTCTAGTACAGCTGCTGGACTGTCACCTCGGATCAGCAGGAGCAACTCTATGGAATCTTTGTCCTGTGATCCCCTTCTGAGATCAGATCCCTTCTCATGTGGAAACAAGGAATTTAATTATGATGTGTCAAGTGAGCGCGAGAGAGAATTTTTGCCTTTG agcCCCCTGCCTACTACAAACATTGGTGTGATTGCTGCCAAGTTCCTGGAAGAGGAAGAAGTAAGATCTCACCATATTTTGGAACGCTTAGATGCACATATTGAAGAGCTGAAAAGGGAGAGTGAAAAGACAGTGCAGCAGTTCTCACACAGCAAAAGTTACATTGCTTCAAGGTCCATGGATTAA
- the CEP63 gene encoding centrosomal protein of 63 kDa isoform X3, with product MEALLERMQRQGQGSRGFLTSCEAELQELMKQIDIMVAHKRAEWESQTQALESCLDIREQELSTLKNALDEKRKEIERLCQRLEGMEQLNHDMTVEYEQQLTKVQEELARLKRSYEKLLKKQLKEARQSAKSQEDDQSEVSILTKRLETQLSSRKQMFESLELASQSEIHHLTSKLERANDTICANELEVERLNMRVDDLTDTNQKILDEQQRLLDELRLSQNSLEVLHDEKMELRATLLSQEEFVNNLQLHNEQLQKEVSKLNETLHTKEVLISLGSTNTKRIQPCEELTKKCRELQLAEEHLCQAKAEIKKLKEQLSHKEQSHSSELEGMKQEVTQLTQELHQRDITIASSSGSTLDLEQRLRIEIEKAERKAVEHRAILSQLEALRHENHHLSEMLQKAKNIPVAELQESYAKALNKVESENKQLQKELAETRASLEASSWVSQDKYESIVQQMQIQVAEVKNTENRRMQELQCKHEEEMRALKARFDKSIQHYEEEIQKVRHLSARKVPVSSTAAGLSPRISRSNSMESLSCDPLLRSDPFSCGNKEFNYDVSSEREREFLPLSPLPTTNIGVIAAKFLEEEEVRSHHILERLDAHIEELKRESEKTVQQFSHSKSYIASRSMD from the exons ATGGAGGCATTGCTAGAAAGAATGCAAAGGCAAGGACAAGGCAG TAGAGGTTTCCTGACTTCATGTGAGGCTGAACTGCAGGAGTTGATGAAGCAGATAGACATCATGGTGGCGCATAAGAGAGCTGAATGGGAAAGCCAAACTCAGGCACTGGAGTCCTGTTTGGATATCCGAGAGCAGGAGTTGTCCACTCTCAAGAATGCATTGGATGAGAAACGCAAAGAG ATTGAGAGGCTGTGCCAGAGACTGGAAGGGATGGAACAACTGAATCACGACATGACTGTGGAATATGAACAGCAGTTAACAAAAGTCCAGGAAGAG CTGGCCAGACTGAAGAGAAGCTATGAGAAATTGCTGAAGAAACAACTGAAAGAAGCTAGGCAATCTGCCAAGAGCCAAGAGGACGATCAGTCTGAAGTAAGCATCCTGACCAAGAGACTAGAG ACTCAACTGTCCAGTCGAAAGCAAATGTTTGAGTCTCTGGAGCTGGCGAGCCAATCTGAAATCCATCATTTAACCAGCAAGCTGGAAAGGGCCAATGACACTATCTGTGCCAATGAATTAGAAGTGGAGAGGCTGAATATGAGAGTGGATGATTTGACTGATACCAACCAGAAGATTCTGGATGAACAACAGAGACTCCTAGATGAGCTGAGACTTTCCCAAAACTCACTGGAG GTTCTGCATGATGAAAAGATGGAACTCAGAGCCACTCTGCTATCTCAGGAGGAGTTTGTTAACAACTTACAGCTTCATAATGAACAGTTACAAAAGGAGGTGTCCAAACTAAATGAGACCCTGCACACCAAAGAAGTTCTCATCAG CCTGGGATCTACGAACACAAAGCGCATCCAGCCGTGTGAGGAGCTAACTAAGAAGTGTCGGGAGCTGCAGCTGGCTGAAGAGCACCTTTGCCAGGCCAAGGCTGAAATTAAAAAG CTCAAGGAGCAGCTGTCACACAAGGAACAAAGTCATAGCAGTGAGTTGGAAGGAATGAAGCAGGAGGTCACACAATTAACACAGGAATTGCACCAGCGTGACATCACAATTGCTTCATCCAGCGGTTCTACCTTGGACTTGGAGCAGCGACTCAGAATAGAGATTGAAAAAGCAGAACGAAAGGCAGTGGAGCACAGG GCTATATTATCTCAGTTGGAAGCTCTCAGGCACGAAAACCACCATCTCTCAGAAATGCTGCAAAAG GCAAAAAACATCCCCGTAGCAGAACTCCAGGAAAGTTATGCCAAGGCCCTAAATAAAGTGGAGTCTGAGAACAAGCAACTACAGAAAGAACTAGCAGAAACCAGAGCAAGCTTGGAAGCTTCATCTTGGGTCTCGCAGGACAAATATGAGAGTATTGTGCAACAGATGCAGATTCAGGTGGCAGAGGTAAAGAATACAGAGAACAG GAGGATGCAAGAGCTACAATGCAAGCATGAGGAAGAAATGAGAGCACTTAAGGCTAGATTTGACAAAAGTATTCAGCACTATGAAGAGGAAATCCAGAAAGTGCGACACTTGTCAGCCAGAAAGGTTCCTGTTTCTAGTACAGCTGCTGGACTGTCACCTCGGATCAGCAGGAGCAACTCTATGGAATCTTTGTCCTGTGATCCCCTTCTGAGATCAGATCCCTTCTCATGTGGAAACAAGGAATTTAATTATGATGTGTCAAGTGAGCGCGAGAGAGAATTTTTGCCTTTG agcCCCCTGCCTACTACAAACATTGGTGTGATTGCTGCCAAGTTCCTGGAAGAGGAAGAAGTAAGATCTCACCATATTTTGGAACGCTTAGATGCACATATTGAAGAGCTGAAAAGGGAGAGTGAAAAGACAGTGCAGCAGTTCTCACACAGCAAAAGTTACATTGCTTCAAGGTCCATGGATTAA
- the CEP63 gene encoding centrosomal protein of 63 kDa isoform X2 — protein sequence MEALLERMQRQGQGRGFLTSCEAELQELMKQIDIMVAHKRAEWESQTQALESCLDIREQELSTLKNALDEKRKEIERLCQRLEGMEQLNHDMTVEYEQQLTKVQEELARLKRSYEKLLKKQLKEARQSAKSQEDDQSEVSILTKRLEEFRQKSLDWEKQRLHYQQHVASLEAQRKALAEQSELIQTQLSSRKQMFESLELASQSEIHHLTSKLERANDTICANELEVERLNMRVDDLTDTNQKILDEQQRLLDELRLSQNSLEVLHDEKMELRATLLSQEEFVNNLQLHNEQLQKEVSKLNETLHTKEVLISLGSTNTKRIQPCEELTKKCRELQLAEEHLCQAKAEIKKLKEQLSHKEQSHSSELEGMKQEVTQLTQELHQRDITIASSSGSTLDLEQRLRIEIEKAERKAVEHRAILSQLEALRHENHHLSEMLQKAKNIPVAELQESYAKALNKVESENKQLQKELAETRASLEASSWVSQDKYESIVQQMQIQVAEVKNTENRRMQELQCKHEEEMRALKARFDKSIQHYEEEIQKVRHLSARKVPVSSTAAGLSPRISRSNSMESLSCDPLLRSDPFSCGNKEFNYDVSSEREREFLPLSPLPTTNIGVIAAKFLEEEEVRSHHILERLDAHIEELKRESEKTVQQFSHSKSYIASRSMD from the exons ATGGAGGCATTGCTAGAAAGAATGCAAAGGCAAGGACAAGGCAG AGGTTTCCTGACTTCATGTGAGGCTGAACTGCAGGAGTTGATGAAGCAGATAGACATCATGGTGGCGCATAAGAGAGCTGAATGGGAAAGCCAAACTCAGGCACTGGAGTCCTGTTTGGATATCCGAGAGCAGGAGTTGTCCACTCTCAAGAATGCATTGGATGAGAAACGCAAAGAG ATTGAGAGGCTGTGCCAGAGACTGGAAGGGATGGAACAACTGAATCACGACATGACTGTGGAATATGAACAGCAGTTAACAAAAGTCCAGGAAGAG CTGGCCAGACTGAAGAGAAGCTATGAGAAATTGCTGAAGAAACAACTGAAAGAAGCTAGGCAATCTGCCAAGAGCCAAGAGGACGATCAGTCTGAAGTAAGCATCCTGACCAAGAGACTAGAG GAATTCCGTCAAAAATCTTTAGATTGGGAGAAGCAGCGCTTGCACTACCAACAGCATGTGGCATCACTGGAAGCACAGAGGAAGGCTTTGGCTGAGCAGTCTGAGCTCATTCAG ACTCAACTGTCCAGTCGAAAGCAAATGTTTGAGTCTCTGGAGCTGGCGAGCCAATCTGAAATCCATCATTTAACCAGCAAGCTGGAAAGGGCCAATGACACTATCTGTGCCAATGAATTAGAAGTGGAGAGGCTGAATATGAGAGTGGATGATTTGACTGATACCAACCAGAAGATTCTGGATGAACAACAGAGACTCCTAGATGAGCTGAGACTTTCCCAAAACTCACTGGAG GTTCTGCATGATGAAAAGATGGAACTCAGAGCCACTCTGCTATCTCAGGAGGAGTTTGTTAACAACTTACAGCTTCATAATGAACAGTTACAAAAGGAGGTGTCCAAACTAAATGAGACCCTGCACACCAAAGAAGTTCTCATCAG CCTGGGATCTACGAACACAAAGCGCATCCAGCCGTGTGAGGAGCTAACTAAGAAGTGTCGGGAGCTGCAGCTGGCTGAAGAGCACCTTTGCCAGGCCAAGGCTGAAATTAAAAAG CTCAAGGAGCAGCTGTCACACAAGGAACAAAGTCATAGCAGTGAGTTGGAAGGAATGAAGCAGGAGGTCACACAATTAACACAGGAATTGCACCAGCGTGACATCACAATTGCTTCATCCAGCGGTTCTACCTTGGACTTGGAGCAGCGACTCAGAATAGAGATTGAAAAAGCAGAACGAAAGGCAGTGGAGCACAGG GCTATATTATCTCAGTTGGAAGCTCTCAGGCACGAAAACCACCATCTCTCAGAAATGCTGCAAAAG GCAAAAAACATCCCCGTAGCAGAACTCCAGGAAAGTTATGCCAAGGCCCTAAATAAAGTGGAGTCTGAGAACAAGCAACTACAGAAAGAACTAGCAGAAACCAGAGCAAGCTTGGAAGCTTCATCTTGGGTCTCGCAGGACAAATATGAGAGTATTGTGCAACAGATGCAGATTCAGGTGGCAGAGGTAAAGAATACAGAGAACAG GAGGATGCAAGAGCTACAATGCAAGCATGAGGAAGAAATGAGAGCACTTAAGGCTAGATTTGACAAAAGTATTCAGCACTATGAAGAGGAAATCCAGAAAGTGCGACACTTGTCAGCCAGAAAGGTTCCTGTTTCTAGTACAGCTGCTGGACTGTCACCTCGGATCAGCAGGAGCAACTCTATGGAATCTTTGTCCTGTGATCCCCTTCTGAGATCAGATCCCTTCTCATGTGGAAACAAGGAATTTAATTATGATGTGTCAAGTGAGCGCGAGAGAGAATTTTTGCCTTTG agcCCCCTGCCTACTACAAACATTGGTGTGATTGCTGCCAAGTTCCTGGAAGAGGAAGAAGTAAGATCTCACCATATTTTGGAACGCTTAGATGCACATATTGAAGAGCTGAAAAGGGAGAGTGAAAAGACAGTGCAGCAGTTCTCACACAGCAAAAGTTACATTGCTTCAAGGTCCATGGATTAA